From the Acinetobacter wanghuae genome, one window contains:
- the dapD gene encoding 2,3,4,5-tetrahydropyridine-2,6-dicarboxylate N-succinyltransferase: MSQLSTIIEQAFEDRANFTAADCSVEIRQAVEEVIAGLDNGSLRVAEKIEGEWVVHQWIKKAVLLSFKLNDNKPIESCDLQFYDKVDTKFTGWTEEQFKAAGVRVVPPAVARKGSFQAKGVILMPSYVNIGAYVDEGTMVDTWATVGSCAQIGKNVHLSGGVGIGGVLEPLQANPTIIEDNCFIGARSEIVEGVIVEEGSVISMGVFIGQSTKIYDRATGEIHYGRVPAGSVVVAGSLPSKCGTYSLYAAIIVKKVDAKTRSKTSLNDLLRED; the protein is encoded by the coding sequence ATGTCTCAGCTTTCAACAATCATTGAACAAGCGTTTGAAGACCGTGCTAATTTCACTGCTGCAGACTGTTCTGTAGAAATTCGCCAAGCAGTTGAGGAAGTAATTGCTGGCCTCGATAACGGCTCACTTCGTGTTGCTGAAAAAATCGAAGGTGAATGGGTTGTTCATCAATGGATTAAAAAAGCAGTATTGTTATCTTTCAAATTGAATGACAACAAACCAATTGAGTCATGTGACCTTCAATTCTACGATAAAGTCGATACTAAATTCACAGGTTGGACTGAAGAACAGTTTAAAGCGGCGGGTGTACGTGTTGTACCACCTGCTGTGGCACGTAAAGGTTCTTTCCAAGCAAAAGGCGTGATCTTGATGCCTTCTTATGTCAACATTGGTGCTTATGTCGATGAAGGTACAATGGTTGACACTTGGGCAACTGTTGGTTCATGTGCACAAATCGGTAAAAATGTTCATTTATCTGGTGGTGTTGGTATTGGTGGTGTTCTTGAACCACTTCAAGCAAACCCAACCATCATTGAAGATAACTGTTTCATCGGTGCACGTTCTGAAATCGTTGAAGGTGTAATCGTTGAAGAAGGTTCTGTGATTTCAATGGGCGTATTTATTGGTCAATCGACTAAAATTTATGACCGTGCAACTGGCGAGATCCATTACGGCCGTGTTCCTGCGGGTTCTGTAGTTGTTGCGGGTAGCCTTCCATCGAAATGCGGCACTTACAGCTTATATGCTGCGATTATTGTGAAAAAAGTTGATGCGAAAACACGTTCTAAAACAAGCTTGAACGATTTATTACGCGAAGACTAA
- a CDS encoding outer membrane protein transport protein yields the protein MPLYKYMISSCLICTIQPCFAAALEQSGQSLQFFFENDNYAEIFHAVLVPDVKAEIKRHADLDNANIQDFSTGDLAQQDQFSGAAIKLQIHPKISLGMIYDQPFATHASYQYQAQINDGELYTEAANIQFNSQNLTGLIGYQPSQNWTLYSGLSYQQFQGRVFLKGKNYSIFDGYHTEFNSDHAWGWLAGISYQLPQYAFRTALTYRSKITHKNQTDESLDTGISLNPITTISTPKSINLDIQTGLSKTNLLYASLRWVNWKAFEVQPPQIQSFVNLYLSDLPEFEKIKMIRYEQDQWSGKLGIAHQWNPRWVNALELLWDSGLDNSATTLNPTDGHLGYGLANLYKLNNKIDISTAVYYLDFNKPRIEQNEEIMSQVLAITNVKDNSAWLFALKFGYHF from the coding sequence ATGCCACTTTATAAATACATGATATCGAGCTGTCTAATTTGCACCATTCAGCCTTGTTTCGCAGCAGCCTTAGAGCAATCAGGACAGTCCCTTCAGTTTTTTTTTGAAAATGACAACTATGCTGAAATTTTTCATGCCGTTTTAGTACCTGATGTTAAAGCGGAAATCAAACGTCATGCTGATTTGGATAATGCAAATATTCAAGATTTTTCAACAGGCGATTTGGCACAACAAGATCAGTTTAGTGGTGCTGCAATTAAACTACAGATACATCCAAAAATCTCTTTGGGTATGATTTATGATCAGCCTTTTGCAACACATGCATCTTATCAATATCAAGCTCAAATAAATGACGGTGAATTGTATACTGAAGCTGCGAATATTCAATTTAACAGTCAGAATTTAACAGGCTTAATCGGTTATCAACCTAGCCAAAATTGGACACTGTATAGCGGTTTAAGTTATCAACAATTTCAAGGTAGAGTATTTCTAAAAGGGAAAAATTACTCAATTTTTGATGGCTATCATACAGAATTCAATTCGGATCATGCTTGGGGTTGGTTGGCAGGTATCAGTTATCAACTTCCGCAATATGCTTTTAGAACAGCTCTCACTTATCGGTCTAAAATCACACATAAAAATCAAACTGATGAATCTTTAGATACGGGAATTTCGCTAAATCCTATCACAACCATCAGCACACCCAAATCTATCAATTTAGATATTCAAACAGGACTTTCAAAAACAAATTTACTCTATGCCTCATTACGATGGGTCAATTGGAAAGCCTTTGAAGTTCAACCTCCGCAAATTCAATCGTTTGTAAATCTGTATCTAAGCGACCTGCCAGAATTTGAAAAGATTAAAATGATTCGCTATGAGCAAGATCAATGGTCTGGAAAGCTTGGTATTGCACATCAATGGAATCCACGCTGGGTCAATGCTTTAGAGTTGTTATGGGATTCTGGGCTAGATAATTCAGCGACGACACTAAATCCGACTGATGGTCATCTCGGCTATGGGCTTGCCAACCTCTATAAACTCAATAACAAGATTGATATTTCAACGGCTGTTTATTATTTAGATTTTAATAAGCCTCGTATTGAGCAAAACGAAGAAATCATGAGTCAAGTTTTAGCCATTACCAATGTTAAAGATAATTCTGCTTGGCTTTTCGCTTTAAAGTTCGGCTACCATTTTTAA
- the queC gene encoding 7-cyano-7-deazaguanine synthase QueC, whose protein sequence is MRPRAIVLLSGGLDSTTCLAWAQARYECIALSFMYGQRSTTELDAARALTQRAGVEHRVINIDLGNLGGSALTDHNIDVPDHEQAGIPITYVPARNTIFLSYALAAAEVFDATAIVIGINAVDYSGYPDCRPEFIDAFERMARLATKVGVEGKPLKFETPLLHLSKANIIRLGLEHGVDYSQTVSCYQADDQGRACGTCDSCRLRKQGFADAEVADPTRYVPQ, encoded by the coding sequence ATGCGCCCTCGTGCCATTGTCTTGTTATCTGGCGGATTAGACTCAACAACTTGTTTAGCTTGGGCGCAAGCACGTTATGAATGTATCGCGTTAAGTTTCATGTACGGACAACGCTCAACGACCGAGCTTGATGCTGCACGCGCACTGACCCAACGTGCAGGTGTTGAACACCGTGTGATTAATATTGATTTAGGTAATTTGGGTGGCTCTGCGTTAACCGATCACAATATTGATGTACCTGATCACGAACAAGCGGGTATTCCCATTACTTACGTCCCTGCGCGTAATACGATTTTCTTATCGTATGCACTAGCAGCTGCTGAAGTGTTTGATGCAACTGCGATTGTGATTGGCATTAACGCCGTCGATTATTCTGGTTATCCAGACTGTCGTCCTGAGTTTATTGATGCCTTTGAACGCATGGCACGCCTTGCAACGAAAGTCGGCGTCGAAGGTAAACCACTTAAATTTGAAACACCTCTGTTACATTTATCCAAAGCAAATATTATTCGCTTAGGCCTAGAACATGGCGTAGACTACAGTCAAACAGTCTCTTGCTACCAAGCAGATGACCAAGGACGTGCTTGTGGCACATGCGACAGCTGCCGTTTACGCAAACAAGGTTTTGCTGACGCAGAGGTTGCAGATCCAACACGTTACGTACCGCAATAA
- a CDS encoding M20/M25/M40 family metallo-hydrolase, which translates to MGVKTALTTLMTLSILMGVSGCTSQTNQQSLITTQQIAPQDHNSMMNHLYVLQKIAQENASNRAVGTLGGQATAKYILDEAKKAGLHAQMLPFENRKKQVGQNIIVEIQAQSKDTAIIIGAHYDSVPMGPGINDNGSGVAVLLELMHTYAKLKPKHTLYLAFWDSEEEGIGGSSEFASKLSPSQLKGIQAYVNVDMVGTKNPTIQIADGDQSSIQDMENMLKQRGMAESDYKPLLDSLRNIPFHRDDLALENHLKTFFKARGLEVKEDVSTLTASDTAPFLGKVPVASLILFNEQMKGDELEFAPCYHKACDTIDQVDPKSLQLAYDAVKDLIQHLNQ; encoded by the coding sequence ATGGGTGTAAAAACTGCTTTAACTACCTTAATGACACTGTCAATATTGATGGGTGTTTCTGGTTGTACTTCACAAACTAATCAACAAAGTTTAATTACAACTCAGCAAATCGCTCCGCAAGATCATAATTCGATGATGAATCATTTGTATGTGTTGCAAAAAATTGCTCAAGAAAATGCTAGCAACCGTGCAGTCGGTACTTTAGGCGGACAAGCAACGGCAAAATACATTTTAGATGAAGCCAAAAAAGCAGGTTTACATGCTCAAATGCTGCCATTTGAAAATCGTAAAAAACAAGTAGGTCAAAATATTATTGTAGAAATTCAAGCGCAGTCGAAAGATACAGCGATTATTATCGGAGCACATTATGATTCTGTTCCGATGGGACCAGGGATCAATGACAACGGCTCAGGGGTGGCAGTTCTGTTAGAGCTGATGCATACCTACGCCAAGCTCAAGCCTAAACATACCTTATATCTTGCCTTTTGGGATTCAGAAGAAGAAGGCATCGGTGGTTCAAGCGAATTTGCTTCGAAGTTAAGTCCATCACAGCTAAAAGGCATCCAAGCTTATGTTAATGTCGATATGGTCGGCACCAAAAATCCAACGATTCAAATTGCAGATGGGGATCAATCTTCAATTCAGGATATGGAAAACATGCTGAAACAACGTGGCATGGCAGAATCTGACTATAAACCTCTACTTGATAGCTTACGCAACATTCCCTTTCATCGAGATGATTTAGCCTTAGAAAACCATTTAAAAACGTTTTTTAAAGCAAGAGGATTAGAGGTTAAAGAAGATGTCTCAACGTTAACTGCAAGTGACACAGCGCCATTTTTAGGCAAAGTTCCTGTCGCCTCTTTAATTTTATTTAATGAGCAGATGAAAGGGGATGAGCTCGAATTCGCACCGTGTTATCACAAAGCATGTGACACCATTGATCAGGTCGATCCAAAATCTCTACAACTTGCCTATGATGCAGTGAAAGATCTGATTCAGCATCTCAATCAATAA
- a CDS encoding YceI family protein, which produces MNAVSKNIAVAGCLGIASLSAAYAQSWSLSPRSDVGFSIESLGMTVVKGNFASVKANMQFDPKALQNASTQFTMHVDSLNLSKPSLKNMIMGEDLFYATRYKTVNFKSTQFKSLGNNRYQILGNLTLRGVTRPVVFETTLTPNVAHPNVLQVNSKTVINRSDFGMKKAVAGVGEKVNIHLVGQWNAQ; this is translated from the coding sequence ATGAATGCCGTATCTAAGAATATTGCGGTTGCAGGATGTCTCGGCATCGCTAGTCTTTCTGCTGCATACGCACAAAGTTGGTCGTTAAGTCCACGGAGTGATGTAGGTTTTAGTATTGAATCGTTAGGTATGACGGTGGTGAAAGGTAACTTCGCCTCAGTGAAAGCCAATATGCAATTCGATCCCAAAGCACTACAAAATGCATCCACCCAATTTACCATGCACGTGGACAGCTTAAATCTATCGAAGCCTTCGCTCAAAAATATGATTATGGGCGAAGATCTGTTTTATGCCACCCGATATAAAACAGTAAATTTTAAAAGTACCCAGTTTAAGTCCTTAGGCAACAACCGCTATCAGATTTTAGGCAATCTGACCTTGCGCGGTGTAACGAGACCTGTAGTCTTTGAGACCACCTTAACACCAAATGTTGCTCATCCAAATGTTCTGCAAGTAAATTCAAAAACTGTCATCAACCGCTCTGACTTCGGTATGAAAAAAGCGGTCGCAGGAGTCGGGGAAAAAGTGAATATTCACTTGGTCGGTCAATGGAATGCGCAGTAA
- a CDS encoding LysE/ArgO family amino acid transporter, whose translation MLNSLLHGFLVGLSLILPIGAQNTFVLKQGLKKQYVFWVCLVCAVSDAILILAGVMGFGSLILQHPMMTEIAKIIGAIFLFAYGALHIKSAFKNAERFNVDVAQDISLMKTLGLCLAFTWLNPHVYLDTVVLLGSISVQFAQDKLYFALGAITASFSFFFILGYASRLLLPVFKTPRAWQVLDVLIAFVMWWIALSLIL comes from the coding sequence ATTTTGAATAGTCTGCTACATGGCTTTTTAGTGGGTTTGAGTCTGATCTTACCGATTGGGGCGCAAAATACGTTTGTACTAAAACAAGGTCTGAAAAAGCAGTATGTATTTTGGGTGTGTTTGGTCTGTGCTGTTTCAGACGCGATTTTGATTTTGGCTGGGGTGATGGGTTTTGGCTCACTGATTTTACAGCATCCCATGATGACTGAAATTGCTAAAATCATCGGTGCCATCTTTTTATTCGCCTATGGTGCCTTACATATCAAAAGTGCATTCAAGAACGCAGAGCGCTTTAATGTAGACGTAGCACAAGATATTTCACTGATGAAAACACTGGGCTTATGTTTAGCATTTACATGGCTTAATCCGCATGTGTATTTAGATACGGTCGTTTTATTGGGTTCGATTTCTGTGCAATTTGCACAAGATAAGCTATATTTTGCTTTAGGTGCAATCACCGCATCTTTTAGTTTCTTTTTTATATTGGGTTATGCTTCACGCCTTTTATTGCCTGTGTTTAAAACCCCACGAGCATGGCAAGTTCTTGATGTTCTAATTGCTTTTGTGATGTGGTGGATCGCGCTCAGTTTAATCTTGTAA
- a CDS encoding LysR family transcriptional regulator ArgP, producing MLSSKSCEAFLAVAETGSFDEAAKVLCLTASAVTLRVQALEKDLGQVLLLRERPCRVTQTGQQLLEHLQHQRLSEHHLIQSLQGQSQAHYFQQFNIATNADSLSTWLLHVLQHVLITEKVAIKFLIDDQTQTHQLLETGRVNACISTEKRAMKGCEAHLIGQMHYRMVATPEFAHQWFKDGIDREKLRQIPAIIFNDRDLLHHQVILKLFGLNQQSYPHYFVPSSSAFADAIHLGLGFGLLPDDQIGTHIDTGKLIEVMPKASTAMQLYWHHWKQQAPALEKITQVLLTQAAQHLDGVKS from the coding sequence ATGTTATCGAGTAAATCATGTGAGGCTTTTTTGGCAGTTGCAGAAACGGGAAGTTTTGATGAGGCAGCCAAAGTACTGTGCTTAACTGCTTCAGCGGTGACATTACGTGTACAAGCTTTAGAAAAAGATTTGGGACAGGTTTTATTATTACGTGAACGTCCTTGCCGTGTTACCCAAACGGGTCAACAGCTTCTAGAACATTTACAACATCAACGTTTAAGCGAGCATCATTTAATACAAAGCCTACAAGGTCAAAGCCAAGCCCATTATTTTCAACAATTTAATATTGCCACCAATGCCGATTCACTTTCGACATGGTTGCTCCATGTTTTACAACACGTCCTTATTACTGAAAAAGTTGCCATTAAGTTTTTAATTGATGATCAAACCCAAACCCATCAATTGCTTGAAACAGGTCGTGTGAATGCGTGTATATCGACTGAAAAGAGAGCTATGAAAGGCTGTGAAGCCCATTTGATCGGACAAATGCATTATCGAATGGTTGCCACACCTGAATTTGCCCATCAATGGTTTAAAGATGGCATTGATCGAGAAAAACTCAGACAGATTCCCGCAATCATTTTCAACGATAGAGATTTATTACATCATCAAGTGATTTTAAAATTATTTGGTCTAAATCAACAAAGTTATCCTCATTACTTTGTGCCATCATCGTCTGCTTTTGCTGATGCAATTCATTTAGGTCTAGGCTTTGGCCTATTGCCTGACGATCAAATTGGGACTCATATCGATACAGGAAAACTCATTGAAGTGATGCCAAAGGCAAGTACAGCAATGCAACTGTATTGGCATCACTGGAAACAACAAGCACCTGCATTAGAGAAAATCACACAAGTTTTGCTTACTCAAGCTGCGCAACATTTAGATGGAGTAAAATCTTAG
- a CDS encoding nicotinate-nicotinamide nucleotide adenylyltransferase has translation MTSTFDYLVFIGRFQPFHLAHMRTIQIALEHSQHVILALGSAQNERNIKNPFLAVEREQMILSNFSEEDQARIKFVHVIDVYNDEKWQKLVKSLVNDVVEPHAKVGLIGHFKDDSSYYLKFFPEWEMVELESLEGALSATPMREAYYRGEIQTDKFPQGTIKFLQKFQENEIYQQLSHKFSINDPSNLS, from the coding sequence ATGACATCTACTTTCGATTATTTGGTTTTTATTGGTCGCTTTCAGCCTTTTCATTTAGCTCATATGCGTACCATTCAAATTGCACTTGAGCACAGTCAACATGTGATTTTGGCACTCGGTTCTGCACAAAACGAACGCAATATCAAAAACCCATTTTTAGCGGTTGAACGCGAACAGATGATTCTCTCGAATTTCTCAGAAGAGGATCAAGCACGGATTAAGTTTGTGCATGTGATTGATGTATATAACGATGAAAAATGGCAAAAACTCGTCAAATCTTTAGTGAATGACGTGGTTGAACCACATGCAAAAGTCGGTCTAATCGGACATTTTAAAGATGATTCTTCCTATTATTTAAAGTTTTTCCCTGAATGGGAAATGGTTGAATTAGAAAGTTTAGAAGGGGCATTGTCTGCCACCCCAATGCGAGAAGCCTATTATCGTGGTGAAATTCAAACCGATAAATTCCCACAGGGTACGATCAAATTCTTACAAAAGTTTCAGGAAAATGAGATTTATCAACAATTGAGTCACAAGTTCTCCATCAATGATCCGAGTAATTTGAGCTAA
- a CDS encoding peroxiredoxin produces the protein MSELNLINHTFPMTQGEVNLAEHSSEWLIVYFYPKDSTPGCTTQAIGFSCLKDQFDALNTTIFGVSRDSVKAHQNFTTKQNLTIDLISDKEEILCKHFDVIKEKNMYGKQVMGIERSTFIFHNGTLVKEYRKVKAAGHAEQVLEDLKALQA, from the coding sequence ATGTCTGAATTAAACTTAATCAATCACACTTTCCCGATGACACAAGGTGAAGTAAATTTAGCTGAACATTCGAGTGAATGGTTAATTGTTTATTTTTATCCTAAAGATTCAACACCTGGCTGCACCACACAAGCCATCGGCTTTTCTTGCTTAAAAGATCAGTTTGATGCTTTAAATACGACGATTTTTGGTGTTTCGCGTGATTCAGTGAAAGCCCATCAAAACTTTACCACCAAACAAAATCTGACCATTGATCTGATCAGTGATAAAGAAGAAATCTTGTGTAAACACTTTGATGTGATTAAAGAAAAAAATATGTATGGCAAACAAGTCATGGGCATTGAGCGCTCAACCTTTATTTTCCATAACGGCACACTCGTCAAAGAATACCGTAAAGTAAAAGCGGCGGGTCATGCTGAACAAGTCCTTGAAGATCTAAAAGCACTTCAAGCCTAA
- the carO gene encoding ornithine uptake porin CarO — MKSVHKILAISVLAAAASSVMAADEVIVTDEGVASFSFFKPAAVRAEVGTTGYGGAISWNVNPYVGVTLGYNGGDISWSDDISVNGTKYDLDMDNKLAYLNAEIRPWANWFYMAAGVGYIDNDYGLESRTGADGTISVDGNRYQTVGSTTGRVTGNLSYKNDIAPYVGIGFSPAITNRWGVFGEVGAYYNGNPRANLSSTSNFVALDSGNPDVPDFDTALRNEEDKIRNDNEYEWLPVAKLGVSFRF, encoded by the coding sequence ATGAAATCTGTACACAAAATTTTAGCAATCTCAGTCTTAGCTGCTGCCGCAAGTTCTGTTATGGCTGCTGACGAAGTGATTGTAACGGATGAGGGTGTTGCATCATTCTCTTTCTTTAAACCTGCTGCGGTACGTGCTGAAGTCGGTACTACAGGTTATGGTGGTGCAATCTCATGGAATGTAAATCCATATGTTGGGGTAACACTCGGTTATAACGGTGGTGATATTTCTTGGTCAGATGATATTTCAGTGAATGGCACTAAATACGATCTTGATATGGACAATAAGCTTGCTTATTTAAATGCTGAGATTCGTCCATGGGCAAACTGGTTCTATATGGCTGCAGGTGTTGGCTATATTGACAATGATTATGGGTTAGAAAGTCGTACAGGCGCTGATGGTACAATCAGTGTGGACGGAAATAGATATCAAACTGTAGGAAGTACTACAGGACGTGTAACAGGTAATTTATCTTATAAAAATGATATTGCACCATATGTCGGTATTGGTTTCTCTCCAGCAATTACTAATCGTTGGGGGGTTTTTGGTGAAGTCGGGGCTTACTACAATGGTAACCCACGCGCAAATTTATCATCTACTAGCAATTTTGTCGCATTAGATAGTGGCAATCCGGATGTGCCAGATTTTGATACTGCTTTGCGTAATGAAGAAGACAAAATTCGTAATGATAACGAGTATGAATGGCTTCCTGTGGCGAAACTAGGTGTAAGTTTCCGCTTCTAA
- a CDS encoding enoyl-CoA hydratase, with amino-acid sequence MTLNCIQQPHPHLNANLDNGILTLAINRPEAKNALYGQLYLTIASALDEADQNPDVRVVILRGENADFSAGNDMQDFMKFIQSPLQGKAGDTPPFVVLKSAAKFSKPLIAAVRGVAIGIGVTILLHADLVYTDNSALFQIPFVSLGLSPEGASSQLLIQQAGYHKAAELLLTAQKFNAEKALSAGLVNSIEDDVYAAAHKQAQILAALPLASLKQTKALMKHNLPDIIECIDHEADIFMKRVGSPEMMEAVQAFMQKRKPDFTQFN; translated from the coding sequence ATGACACTGAACTGTATTCAACAACCTCATCCACATTTGAATGCGAATTTAGACAATGGCATCCTCACTTTAGCTATTAATCGCCCTGAAGCTAAAAATGCACTGTATGGTCAATTGTATTTAACTATTGCAAGTGCATTAGATGAAGCCGACCAAAACCCTGATGTTCGTGTCGTGATTTTACGCGGTGAAAATGCGGACTTTAGTGCTGGCAATGATATGCAAGATTTTATGAAATTCATTCAATCCCCATTGCAAGGTAAAGCCGGTGATACTCCGCCGTTTGTGGTACTCAAATCTGCTGCGAAGTTTTCTAAGCCTTTAATTGCGGCTGTGCGCGGTGTCGCGATTGGGATTGGTGTAACCATTTTGCTACATGCCGATTTGGTTTATACCGACAATAGCGCGCTGTTCCAAATTCCATTTGTGAGTTTGGGTCTATCGCCTGAAGGTGCTTCAAGTCAATTACTGATTCAACAAGCTGGCTACCATAAAGCCGCTGAACTGCTCCTCACCGCGCAAAAATTCAATGCTGAAAAAGCCTTGAGCGCAGGTTTGGTCAATAGCATTGAAGACGATGTCTACGCAGCTGCACACAAACAAGCACAAATTTTAGCGGCTTTACCTTTGGCATCACTCAAACAAACCAAAGCTTTGATGAAGCATAATTTGCCTGACATTATTGAATGTATTGACCATGAAGCGGATATCTTTATGAAGCGCGTTGGCTCACCGGAAATGATGGAAGCCGTGCAAGCATTTATGCAAAAACGTAAACCAGACTTTACACAATTTAATTAA
- a CDS encoding NGG1p interacting factor NIF3, with amino-acid sequence MLKLIYYVPESHLESTKQAIFAAGAGGIGNYEHCAWQVLGTGQFKPVKGANPFIGELETLEQIPEWRVETIVGNDKARAVAQALQQAHPYEEPAFEFIQILDLNAL; translated from the coding sequence ATGCTCAAACTCATTTATTACGTTCCCGAATCTCATCTTGAATCAACCAAACAAGCCATCTTTGCAGCAGGGGCAGGTGGCATAGGCAACTATGAGCATTGTGCTTGGCAAGTACTAGGCACAGGGCAGTTCAAACCTGTAAAAGGTGCAAATCCATTTATCGGTGAACTTGAAACTTTAGAACAAATTCCTGAGTGGCGTGTAGAAACGATTGTAGGCAATGATAAAGCCCGCGCTGTAGCACAGGCTTTACAGCAGGCGCATCCTTATGAAGAACCTGCTTTCGAATTTATTCAAATTTTGGATCTAAATGCACTTTAA
- the queE gene encoding 7-carboxy-7-deazaguanine synthase QueE, with translation MNTLRSSAIPVSDPSAGLRITEIFYSLQGEANTAGLPTVFIRLTGCPLRCTYCDTTYSFEGGERQSLDQIIQTTLDFKTPYVCVTGGEPLAQPNAIPLMQRLADLGCEVSLETSGALDVSKVDSRVSKVLDLKTPTSGEVARNLLSNFEHLTQHDQIKFVICNREDYEWSKQQVAEYALHEKVSTVWFSPAFAVEKGAARLPQLARDLAQWILEDHLPVRFQLQLHKLLWNDETGR, from the coding sequence ATGAATACGCTCCGATCTTCCGCTATTCCTGTTTCTGATCCGTCTGCGGGGTTACGCATTACGGAGATTTTCTATTCATTGCAAGGTGAAGCCAATACGGCAGGTTTACCGACTGTTTTTATTCGTTTGACGGGCTGTCCTTTACGTTGTACATACTGTGACACAACCTATTCTTTTGAAGGTGGCGAACGTCAGTCACTCGATCAGATTATTCAAACCACTTTAGATTTTAAAACGCCTTATGTGTGCGTGACCGGTGGTGAGCCTCTTGCTCAACCAAATGCAATTCCTTTAATGCAACGATTAGCCGACTTAGGCTGCGAAGTATCCCTTGAGACCAGTGGTGCTTTAGATGTGTCTAAGGTTGATTCACGTGTCTCGAAAGTTTTAGACTTAAAAACCCCAACTTCAGGTGAAGTTGCACGAAACTTGCTTAGTAATTTTGAACATCTCACTCAACATGACCAAATCAAATTCGTGATTTGTAACCGTGAAGATTATGAATGGTCAAAACAGCAAGTGGCTGAATATGCGTTACATGAGAAAGTCAGCACTGTGTGGTTCTCACCTGCGTTTGCTGTGGAAAAAGGTGCAGCACGTCTGCCACAATTGGCACGTGATTTAGCACAATGGATTTTAGAAGACCATCTCCCTGTTCGTTTCCAATTACAACTGCATAAGTTGTTATGGAATGATGAAACTGGTCGTTAA
- a CDS encoding nitroreductase family protein: MSDSSSTQKRYFEAAPTDIDIDNFRKVVESRRSVRKFTDKTIPSDVLDACLDLALMAPNSSNLQPWTFYVVQDTAKKKQLVKACLGQLAAKTAAELIVCVARTDRINDMAKRNISEFPFAEVPPMIQKYYKFIPYNYMTGYFNTVGNFKKVAFKVARTLDKQLPVTAFNPADAKLWASKTTALACENLVLALRAYGFDSCMMEGFDEPLVKKLLQLNDQQHVVMVIGAGERAEDGVFFPQYRFDRDLFVQKV; this comes from the coding sequence ATGTCTGATTCATCATCTACCCAAAAACGTTATTTTGAAGCCGCACCCACCGATATTGATATTGATAACTTCCGTAAAGTCGTTGAAAGCCGTCGCTCTGTGCGTAAATTTACCGATAAAACCATTCCAAGTGATGTCTTAGATGCATGCCTTGATTTGGCATTGATGGCACCAAATTCATCTAATTTACAGCCATGGACTTTTTATGTCGTGCAGGATACTGCCAAGAAAAAGCAATTGGTTAAAGCATGTTTAGGACAATTAGCTGCGAAAACAGCGGCTGAACTGATTGTCTGCGTTGCACGTACAGACCGCATCAATGATATGGCAAAACGTAATATTTCAGAATTCCCGTTTGCTGAAGTACCGCCCATGATTCAGAAATATTACAAATTCATCCCGTACAACTATATGACAGGTTACTTCAATACAGTGGGTAACTTTAAGAAAGTTGCTTTCAAAGTTGCACGTACACTTGATAAGCAATTGCCCGTGACTGCATTTAACCCCGCGGATGCCAAATTATGGGCGAGTAAAACCACGGCACTTGCTTGTGAGAACCTCGTTTTAGCTTTACGCGCTTATGGCTTTGACAGTTGTATGATGGAAGGTTTTGATGAGCCTTTAGTCAAAAAATTATTGCAGCTCAACGATCAACAGCATGTAGTAATGGTCATTGGTGCAGGTGAACGTGCCGAAGATGGCGTTTTCTTCCCACAATATCGTTTTGATCGTGACTTATTTGTGCAGAAGGTTTAA